The following DNA comes from Nicotiana sylvestris chromosome 10, ASM39365v2, whole genome shotgun sequence.
ctttaagttgttgaagaaggatgttgcggtcaaatggactgatgagtgccaggaggaatttgataagatcaaggggtacttgtcaaatccacctgtgttggtcccaccaaaacccgggagacctttgattctctatttgacggtcctggacaattcatttggttgcgtgttgggtcaacatgacatcactggcaagaAGGAGCAAGCcgtctattatctcagcaagaagttcacatcctatgaggttaagtatattccccttgagaggacatgttgtgccctgacttgggtggcataaaagttgaagcattacctgtcatcctatactacttacctcatttctcgcctgatcttctaaagtatatctttcagaagcctatgcccacaggaagacttgcgaagtggtaGATTTTTCTtgcagagtttgacatcatctatgtgacccagaccgcgatgaaagcccaagcattggccgatcatttggacGAGAACCCGATGGATGAAGAGTATGATccattgaggacttattttcctgatgaagaggtgatgcatattgatgagatGGAACGGGATCACAAgtcaggttggaaacttttctttgatggagccactAAAATGAAAGGTGTCAGAATAGGGGTTGTGCTCATTTCTAAAACAAGGCATCACTACCCTATTACAGCccaacttcgtttctattgtaccaacaacatggatgagtacgaggcatgcattttgggattGAGGTTAGTAGTAGATATGggagtccaggaagtcttggtcttgggagactcagatcttttggtgcaccagatttaaggagaatgggagactcgggatttaaagctcataccgtatcgacaatgtttgcatgatctttgtcaacggttttgaTCAATAGAactcaggcatattccaaggatccataatgaggttgccgatgatttggctaccttggcatcaatgttgcaccatctggacaaagcttatgttgaccctATGCATATTCAAGTtcatgatcagcatgcctattgtaATATGGTTGAgaaagaacttgatggtgaaccgtggttccatgatatcagggaataCATCAGGATAGGGGTATATTCGGTACAAGCCACGAGTGAtcaaaaaagaacaattcgacatTTGGCTAGTGGGTTTTTCTTGAGCGGGggaatcttgtacaagaggactccaTACCTTGGACttctgagatgcatagatgctaaacaagccacaactatcatgacagAAGTGCATTCCGGGGTTTGaaggccacatatgagcgggtatgttctggaaaagaaaattcttcgagtaGGGTATtactggctcaccatggaacgagattgcattagctttgtgcgcaagtgtcatcaatgccaggtatacagagacttgattcattctcctccatctgagttgcatacaatgtccgcaccgtggccctttgttgcttggggcatgggtggcattggaccgattgagcccgcgacatcaaacgggcacaggttcattctggtgaccatcgattatttcactaagtgggttgaagctaagactttcaaatctgcaactaagaaggcagtggtcgattttgttcattcaaatatcgtTTGTcggtttggaatcccaaaggtaatcatcatggataatggtgctaatcttaacagtcatttGAGGAAAGAAGTATGCCAACAATTAAAGATTGCGCATCGGAATTACACTccgtatcgccccaaggcaaatggagctgttgagctggccaacaagaacataaagaagatacttcagaaaatggtgcaaggttccaggcaatggcatgaaaagttgtccgTTGTTGAAGCCAACCCCTTTGTAGGGAAACTTTCATATCTATGATTTAGTTTGCTTTCTTGGAGTTTCTTGCTCTGTTCCTTATACtaataggtgcaactccttatttgttggtatatggtactaaAGCAGTGATATCTGCGGatgttgaaattccatcccttcggattgttgctgaagacAAAATTGATagtgatgagtgggtcaaaacccatttgcAGCAATTAAGTCGGATTGACGAGAAAAGACTGGCAATAGTATGTTATGACCAgctatatcaaaagagaatggcaagagcatacaacaagaaggtacgtccccgaaaatttgaagtgggtcaacaggtgttgaaatgcatccttccacatcatgCTGAAGCTAAAGACTAGTtttccccaaattggcaggggtcgttcattgtaacgagagtgttgtccaatggtgctttgtacttAACAGATATAGATGGCAAATATGTAGATATGACTATCAATTttgatgcggtcaaaagatattatgtatgatttctttggtttgtctaaattgtttgtttgtacttggcatgttttgaaaattggagtgatgaaggcattttattctactatctaaacactttatcctttgttacccctttgatccttatttattttctttcatacccctcttttggaatcagtggcAAAATTTCAGAAacacatatacagaagataaataAAGAACATAAAAGAGTAAAAGAGaagagataaaaaaaaagaagttgaGGAAAAGtaagtaaagaaaaagaaaatgaagaaaagaaaaaaagagaagaaaagaaaagtaagtaacaaaaaacaaagcaattcctaagtcatgaactacgttcgacatgATTCCtttcaaggatatgtaggaagcctcacggttcggtcccatcaaataaaaattcaaaagtccccagacaaagaaattggggcagaatctACGGTTTTGCAAAAGATCTAattccaaaagttataattttgaacttattcaagttgttttgagccttcatggtatcctttctttctaaccctatccaaaagactacattacggtccaaagaaagacctttcgatcaatcttcgAG
Coding sequences within:
- the LOC138879696 gene encoding uncharacterized protein, producing the protein MKAQALADHLDENPMDEEYDPLRTYFPDEEVMHIDEMERDHKSGWKLFFDGATKMKGVRIGVVLISKTRHHYPITAQLRFYCTNNMDEYEACILGLRHIPRIHNEVADDLATLASMLHHLDKAYVDPMHIQVHDQHAYCNMVEKELDGEPWFHDIREYIRIGVYSVQATSDQKRTIRHLASGFFLSGGILYKRTPYLGLLRCIDAKQATTIMTEVHSGV
- the LOC138879697 gene encoding uncharacterized protein; the encoded protein is MDNGANLNSHLRKEVCQQLKIAHRNYTPYRPKANGAVELANKNIKKILQKMVQGATPYLLVYGTKAVISADVEIPSLRIVAEDKIDSDEWVKTHLQQLSRIDEKRLAIVCYDQLYQKRMARAYNKKGSFIVTRVLSNGALYLTDIDGKYVDMTINFDAVKRYYV